ATGTCGTCCAGACGCTTGGGCAGGACGCGGGAGCAACAGATCCCGTTTCAATCAACTCTTCTTCTGCGACCTCCAATCGGCGGCAAGCGGCGGGTCTTCGATCGTCTTTTTCTCCGCTAGACCGAGTAGGAATTATTCTGTCTGCTTATCATGGCGACTATACACCCAGCGTCCCGCTCACCATTGGCGGCTTCGACATTAACGCAGAATATGGTGCCATTCCTTGGGGCGTACTAAAGCACCTTCGTTTTTCCTACGGCGTTGCAAATGCGTGGCTAAAGACGGTCGTTCAAGGAATCGACTATGAAAAACGGGGGGATTATGCCGTTATTGGGACAAACTACCTCAATCCCGTTGAAATTCGAGTAAGGTATGGAACTTACCTTAACGATACCCGCGCCAAATCGCAGTTTGACGTCCACAATTTTAATCTTGGTGTCAATTTTCCAGTGGATGTGCTACGGGTTCTGCTCGAATACCAACTGAATTACGAGGCAGCGAACGAAGTCGAAAACGACGTCGCCCGAGTAATGGTAAGTCTCGACTTCTAGCCAGGATCTATTTGAATGCCGAATGCGCTCACTTTTGAAAATGTACTTCAGCTGCGATTACGTAACGCTCCTACGCCTTTGAAGTCTCTCGCACTCGGGTTCGTTTTTGCGCTTTCCATGGCTTATGTCTATGCCATGGGCAACATCGTCCTTGTCGTCGGACTAACTCCGGATGCAATTGCAACCCATTACTATGGTGCTGCGGCGACAGTCGAAGAGTCGGTAGCAAAGCCAGCTCAGGAAGAAGAGGTCAATCTCGATGAAATCGACGCAGCCGCGAAACCAGCAATTGGCCCACGACCGAGCTTCAAAAACCTAGTTGCCGAAGGGCACTTTCATCTCTTTGGGATGACGAGTTTCTTTTTCGGAATGACACTTCTTGGTCTTTTCACCTCAGTGCCTGATCGCTACAAGGCTATTTTACTCGGACTACCCTACCTATCGATCGTCGCGGACAACCTAAGCTTCATGGCGACCCGTTTCCTAGGTCCGCGTTTTGCTTACCTGACAGCTGTGTCGGGCACCTTCATGGTGATTTGCTTCTCGCTCCTTTGGATCGCTATTGTTTTTGAGATTTTTAGCAAACCTCATTCTACCAAGCAGGTGTCAGCGTGATTCGAACTTTAGGTCTCGTTTTCGTAATTTGGATTATCCTGATGGCTTTGACCTTTGGCGACCAACAAGTGTTTGCGAAGGAATTAATGACCACAAAAGATTTTTTAAAAAAAGAACTCTCGAGCTCCGCGAAAATGACGAAAGAAACCTTCCCGCTTGCCGCGGCCGAACTGAACTCATTGAAATCCATCGCGCCTGACTCGGATGATCAGTCGATTACCTTCTACTACGGCAAACAAGCGGACGGGAAACTCGACAAGGCCTGCACAATTCTTCCCCAGAAGGGTAAAGAGGGGCCGATTATCGCAGGTGTTTGTTTTTCTCCAAGTGGACTTATCGCGAGTGTGACGATCTTGCAGCACCAAGAAGAGCGCGGAATGGGCATCGAGGAGCAAAGTTTTCTAAAGCAATTCAACGGGAAAAAAGTCAGCGATGGATTTGTTTTAGGCCAGGACGTTAACGGGATCAGCGGCGCAACATGGTCTTCGAAGGCGATGGCCGAAGTAACTAGAAAAGCAAGTTTTGCATTTAAAACCTTTGTCGGAGAAAAAAAATGAATCACACGCATACTTTTTCAAACGTTTCAAAAATAGTTTCTGCGATCGTGCTTTTGCTGTTTGCCACCGCATGTGGAGCCGCTAACCCGTTCGAGCGCGGCGAATCGCTCGAGAGTGGTGAAAGCGAAATTGCAGAGAGCGCCGCGCCCGGCACGCTTCCATCTTTGAATGAAGCTTCCTTCGACGCGAATGTAAAACCACTTTTCGCAACTTCGTGCGATCGATGCCACTCGGCTCCAACCTATGCCGAATCAGTAACACTCTCGGTCTTAGGTGATCCCGCGAATAGCCCACTTTACCAAAAAGCTGTCGGCATGGGTCATCGCACGATTTTCAAAGACACATCAGCAGAAGCAAAGATTTTAGCTGATTGGATTATGGGTAAGTGATTTTCTGGTTTGGTTTTTTGCTTGCGGGGCTGGTCGGTTGTTCGACCGCCCCTGTTTTTTGCGAGTCGCAACAGTCTTTTTTAAGCATGGGCTCGGTTTTCGAACTTCAATTGAAAAGCACACGCGAAAATCAATGCAATCAAGATCAGAACGAGACTCTGTATCTCTGGATACAAGACACCCTCACACGGCTAGACCAAGAGTTGAGTTTGTATCAACCGCAAAGTGCCCTCTCGAGGCTCAACAAGCACGGCAAGGTCGAGGCGGTCAGTGATGATTTTCTAAAAGTGTTAAACCTCTCGATCGATAGCCAGCGCAAAACTCATGGCGTGTTCGACGTCACTTTGCTCTCCGCAATCAACTCTATGAAAAACGGCCGTCTCCCTTCGCGCAAGCTCGTTGGTCCTGGATTGGTGAAGATCTCTGACCGCAGTATTTCCTTTAAGCAGAAGGGAGTCGAAATCACATTTGACGGAATCGCAAAAGGCTATGCCGTAGATAAGGTTTCCGAGCACCTAGAAGCCCTCGGTTACCGCAACTACCTGGTGAATTTTTCCGGAAACATGCGGTGGCGTGGACGCCGGGCCGACAATGGATTTTGGGCTATCTCGATGTGGAATCCGGTAACCAAAAATACGATACCACTTGAGGGTACCGAAAGCGGCGCGATCGCGACCTCTGGTCCTGAACATCGTGGAAAACATATCATGGATCCGCGAGATTTCAGCTTCCCCGAGCTCTATTCTTCGGTCTCCGCCATCGGTCCATCGGCTGCGATCTGCGACGTACTTTCGACCACGCTATATGCCCTCGATGAAAAAACGGCCGACACGATGCTCAAAATTGAGTATTCCGATTACAAAGTATGGCGAGTCTTAAACAAAAACTGAAGAACCCAGCAATAAAACAAACTTAATTGATAATTTGGAAAATTTAATTTCAATTTATTCGTGATATCCTATTGCTCCAGGCGATACCAATCCAGACAGAAAACCACCAGTGTTTCACTTGGTGATTCATTAATCTTTTGCCGAGTTTTCAAGATGCAATCCGTAAGCGTCTCTTGAATCTTGTCGACGTCGGACTTGGAAAGACAGTGAATCGCGGAGTAATGAAGTCCATCGTCGTGACTCTCTTGTAAAAACTGGTTCGTGCGATTGCGCCAAAGAGTATGTGTGAGTCGAGCAATCGGATGAGTTGCTGGAAGGTGAACATTTTTTGAATTCGCACTCCAAGTATCGCCACTAGCTGTCAAAAGGCCCAATTGGCCAAGCTCACGCAATGTCTTTGTAATCTGTTTGACCGGCAAATTTAATATCTCAGAAAGGTCCTTCGGTGACTGAGCTTTGATCATGCAGGCCACATGAACCGCAGCATTGACCCAGCTGGAGTAGTACTTTATCGCGCCCTCTTCGCTTACTTTTGAATCCACCTTAACAGAAGGGGCGAGCTTTTTTCCATCACGTCGCAATCTATCAATTCGCACCTGAAGTCTTTTTTTCATGGCGGGAGTTGCTGCGCGCTCTTGATCGACCAACAATAAAAAATAGTCGGTTTCGGCTTCAGACAAGTGTAAGTGGACAGCAATTCCCAACGCCTGATCCGGGGTCAGGTGAACAGTACCGGCTAGGACCCGCGTTAGCCAGGAAGGACTGCATGCGGCGGCCCTCGCGAGCCTGGTGCGGGTGCCGCGATCACCCTGGCCCTTGGCACAGGTCTCCACGAGGGATCTGTAGTCGACAATCGAAAATAGATTCATAACTACTCACCTTAATAAAATAGCAAAAAAAGTGTGTAGCTTTTGATAAAACTATCCTAGCACTCAGTCAAGAACAGGGACATAAAGAGTTCAACGGCAGCAATGCCGATGAACAAACTTAAATGGAAGTGGAAAAATAAATGAGATTCAAAATCGGTTTTCTAAGTGTTTTGGCACTTAGCGCTCTTACTAGTATTTCTACCCCAGTCTTCGCCCGCGGCGGTGGCTCTAGCGTGGGTCCCGCAAACCCTGCTGCGATGAACTGTCTCGTTCTTGGCGGCGAGCTTGAGAACTACACGACTGAAGCCGGAGAAAATGCAAACTGCGTGATTGAAGAATGGACCTTGTTCAAAGAAATGAATGACCGGGGACTCGTCAAACCACATCAATATGGACCAGGAGTCGGTATGCCGAATCCGGCAGCCGTGAATTGCATCGACATAGGGGGCGACCTTCGAGCGGAGGCGATGCCGACTGGCGAAACCAGCACTTTCTGTGTCGTCGAACAATGGACACTGTTCAATACGATAGATGCTGTGACAGGTCGTTAATCCATACGTCGAATCAAGACGAATTGGACTGAGATGAACCAGAAGCCCGCCGTCGCGGGCTTCAAAAAATCTAGATCTAGAGCTCGCGGCAAGTCTTTAGGTCAGCAAGTCCACCTGGAGTAACAACGAGAAGCGATTTGCCGCCTATTTTGACAACGTAGGCTCTTGCAGATCGACTAGCGAGAGTTGCTTCGCAGTCTGAGTTCTGTTCGA
The Deltaproteobacteria bacterium genome window above contains:
- a CDS encoding FMN-binding protein, translated to MIRTLGLVFVIWIILMALTFGDQQVFAKELMTTKDFLKKELSSSAKMTKETFPLAAAELNSLKSIAPDSDDQSITFYYGKQADGKLDKACTILPQKGKEGPIIAGVCFSPSGLIASVTILQHQEERGMGIEEQSFLKQFNGKKVSDGFVLGQDVNGISGATWSSKAMAEVTRKASFAFKTFVGEKK
- a CDS encoding FAD:protein FMN transferase, which translates into the protein MIFWFGFLLAGLVGCSTAPVFCESQQSFLSMGSVFELQLKSTRENQCNQDQNETLYLWIQDTLTRLDQELSLYQPQSALSRLNKHGKVEAVSDDFLKVLNLSIDSQRKTHGVFDVTLLSAINSMKNGRLPSRKLVGPGLVKISDRSISFKQKGVEITFDGIAKGYAVDKVSEHLEALGYRNYLVNFSGNMRWRGRRADNGFWAISMWNPVTKNTIPLEGTESGAIATSGPEHRGKHIMDPRDFSFPELYSSVSAIGPSAAICDVLSTTLYALDEKTADTMLKIEYSDYKVWRVLNKN
- a CDS encoding DUF4423 domain-containing protein; this encodes MNLFSIVDYRSLVETCAKGQGDRGTRTRLARAAACSPSWLTRVLAGTVHLTPDQALGIAVHLHLSEAETDYFLLLVDQERAATPAMKKRLQVRIDRLRRDGKKLAPSVKVDSKVSEEGAIKYYSSWVNAAVHVACMIKAQSPKDLSEILNLPVKQITKTLRELGQLGLLTASGDTWSANSKNVHLPATHPIARLTHTLWRNRTNQFLQESHDDGLHYSAIHCLSKSDVDKIQETLTDCILKTRQKINESPSETLVVFCLDWYRLEQ
- a CDS encoding DUF333 domain-containing protein, yielding MRFKIGFLSVLALSALTSISTPVFARGGGSSVGPANPAAMNCLVLGGELENYTTEAGENANCVIEEWTLFKEMNDRGLVKPHQYGPGVGMPNPAAVNCIDIGGDLRAEAMPTGETSTFCVVEQWTLFNTIDAVTGR